In one Neobacillus sp. WH10 genomic region, the following are encoded:
- a CDS encoding molybdopterin oxidoreductase family protein yields the protein MTSFIHELNGVFHAVCPLDCPDQCGLLLHKEDGKIVKVEGDPQHPVTKGHICNKVRNMSERIYDGNRLKYPLKRIGSKGEGKFTRISWEEALSTITSCWKELIEIDGPESILPYSFYGNMGRLSAEGMDRRFWNLLGASRLDRTICSSAGSVGYQYTMGGSLGIDPEDTIHSKLFIFWGINAASTNMHQIALAQKARKQNGAKWIVIDVHKNQTGRMADWFIPILPGTDSALVLGLMHILFAENMVDQEFLQKYTVGYEELRKHVIQYTPAKVSEFTGVPVSDIYKLARMYGQTSPSFIRIGNGPQHHDNGGMFVRTVACLPALTGQWLVKGGGAIKGNSAYLAPNTESLQRSSLLKNRHTRVINMNLLGEALLTLDPPVKSLYVYGSNPALVTPSSNKVRKGLEREDLFVVVHDLFLTETAKYADIVLPATSSFENTDLYTSYWHHYIQIQQPVIAPYGESKSNVDVFRLFAKEMGFGDEAAFAETEAEMIAGALNNPRNPYLEDINYSFLVEQRYVKAKVKQLFPGTLPTPSGKIELYSEKMKQDGYPPLPTYIPLVNHGDHYFQFVPGPNHNFLNSTFSNIQKHVELEKELRLHMNRVDALAAGIEDGDMVRVWNSHGECEIKVAVGDNVLPGVVVTQGIWADEAAWSHEGLNSKNFLINSLTPDRIADMGGGATFFSGRVNVEKILTS from the coding sequence ATGACATCTTTCATTCATGAGCTGAATGGTGTTTTTCATGCTGTTTGCCCGCTTGATTGCCCGGATCAATGTGGTTTGCTTCTGCATAAAGAAGACGGAAAAATTGTAAAAGTTGAGGGTGATCCACAACATCCGGTAACCAAAGGACATATTTGTAACAAGGTTCGCAATATGTCTGAGCGTATTTATGATGGGAATCGTTTGAAATATCCGCTTAAACGGATTGGTTCCAAGGGTGAAGGAAAGTTCACTCGTATTAGTTGGGAAGAGGCCCTCAGCACAATTACTTCTTGCTGGAAGGAGCTTATCGAAATAGATGGGCCGGAAAGCATTTTACCCTACAGCTTTTATGGCAACATGGGGAGGCTCAGTGCCGAGGGAATGGACCGCCGTTTTTGGAATCTCTTGGGCGCTTCACGGCTGGATCGTACGATTTGTTCATCGGCTGGATCGGTTGGCTATCAATATACGATGGGCGGCAGCCTCGGGATTGACCCTGAGGATACAATTCATTCTAAACTGTTCATCTTCTGGGGCATTAATGCTGCCAGCACCAATATGCACCAGATAGCCCTTGCGCAAAAGGCCCGTAAGCAGAACGGAGCCAAATGGATCGTCATCGATGTTCATAAAAATCAAACTGGTAGAATGGCAGATTGGTTTATTCCGATTTTACCTGGGACGGACAGTGCCCTCGTACTAGGACTGATGCACATATTGTTCGCCGAAAATATGGTTGATCAAGAATTTTTGCAAAAATATACTGTTGGCTACGAAGAACTGCGCAAGCATGTCATTCAATACACACCTGCCAAAGTTTCCGAATTTACCGGAGTCCCAGTCAGTGACATTTACAAGCTTGCGCGAATGTATGGCCAAACATCACCTTCCTTTATTCGCATCGGCAACGGACCGCAACATCACGACAATGGCGGTATGTTCGTCCGCACGGTCGCATGCCTGCCTGCCCTAACCGGACAATGGCTTGTAAAAGGCGGCGGGGCCATCAAAGGAAATTCTGCCTATCTAGCACCAAATACTGAGAGTTTGCAAAGGTCTAGTCTTTTAAAAAATAGACATACGCGAGTTATTAATATGAACTTGCTGGGAGAAGCTTTATTAACGTTAGATCCGCCCGTAAAATCGTTGTATGTGTATGGATCGAATCCTGCGTTAGTAACACCCTCTAGCAATAAAGTCAGAAAAGGCTTGGAACGCGAAGATTTATTCGTAGTGGTCCATGATTTATTTTTAACAGAAACGGCTAAGTACGCAGATATTGTCCTGCCTGCAACATCATCCTTTGAAAACACGGATTTATACACTTCGTACTGGCATCATTACATACAAATTCAGCAGCCGGTTATCGCACCATACGGGGAGTCTAAGTCGAATGTTGACGTCTTCCGTTTGTTTGCAAAAGAAATGGGATTTGGTGATGAAGCAGCCTTCGCAGAAACTGAAGCAGAAATGATTGCCGGCGCGCTGAATAACCCGCGAAATCCTTATTTGGAGGACATCAATTACTCCTTTTTAGTAGAGCAGCGATACGTGAAAGCTAAGGTGAAGCAATTGTTTCCCGGGACACTTCCGACCCCGAGTGGAAAAATTGAGTTATATTCTGAGAAAATGAAGCAGGATGGGTACCCGCCGCTGCCAACCTATATTCCGCTTGTGAACCATGGAGACCACTACTTTCAATTTGTCCCAGGGCCAAATCACAATTTTTTAAACTCTACTTTTTCCAATATTCAGAAGCATGTTGAGTTGGAAAAAGAACTACGATTGCATATGAATCGGGTGGATGCCCTAGCGGCTGGAATTGAAGATGGAGATATGGTACGGGTGTGGAACAGTCACGGGGAATGTGAGATAAAAGTTGCAGTTGGAGATAATGTCCTTCCGGGTGTTGTTGTGACACAAGGGATCTGGGCGGACGAAGCAGCCTGGTCTCATGAAGGTTTAAATTCCAAAAATTTTCTAATAAACTCCCTAACTCCCGATCGTATTGCTGATATGGGAGGCGGGGCCACCTTTTTTTCAGGACGGGTAAATGTGGAAAAAATATTGACTAGCTAG